In the genome of Pongo pygmaeus isolate AG05252 chromosome 9, NHGRI_mPonPyg2-v2.0_pri, whole genome shotgun sequence, one region contains:
- the LOC129008669 gene encoding olfactory receptor 51F2-like, translated as MGLINSSWFQPHLLLLTGIPGLGSVQIWISIPLCVMYLIAILGNCTILFVIKTTSSLHEPQYIFLSMLATTDLGLSLSTLPTVLNVFLPNHREIEFHSCLTQMFFIHIFSCMESAILLAMAFDWFVAICNPLHYTMILTPAKIIRMGLTAVVRGVMLMVPLPILPKRLPFSHIFNVFIFYVPLIVLTLIHRFGKFTSPLLHVTMANLFLFLTPVLNPLVYSLKTKQIRSAVLKVIKGRGNLLN; from the coding sequence ATGGGGCTTATAAACAGTAGCTGGTTTCAGCCACACCTTCTCCTTTTAACAGGAATCCCTGGACTGGGGTCTGTACAGATATGGATCTCTATCCCCCTGTGTGTCATGTACCTCATTGCCATTCTAGGAAACTGCACCATCCTCTTTGTCATCAAAACTACCTCCAGCCTTCATGAGCCTCAGTACATCTTCCTGTCTATGCTGGCCACTACAGATTTGGGTCTGTCTTTGTCAACCCTACCTACAGTACTCAATGTCTTCCTCCCGAATCACAGGGAGATTGAGTTCCATTCTTGCCTGACACAGATGTTCTTCATCCACATCTTCTCCTGCATGGAGTCAGCCATCCTGCTGGCCATGGCCTTTGACTGGTTTGTAGCTATTTGCAACCCGCTGCACTACACCATGATTTTAACTCCTGCTAAGATTATTCGAATGGGGCTTACAGCTGTGGTTAGGGGTGTGATGTTGATGGTACCCTTGCCAATCCTGCCCAAGCGACTGCCCTTCTCCCACATCTTCAATGTCTTCATTTTCTATGTGCCACTCATTGTGCTGACCCTAATTCATAGGTTTGGTAAATTCACATCTCCTCTTCTCCATGTCACCATGGccaatctctttctcttcttgacTCCTGTCCTTAATCCATTAGTTTACAGCCTGAAAACCAAACAGATAAGGTCAGCAGTACTTAAAGTAATCAAGGGCAGAGGCAACTTGCTCAACTAG